The Hymenobacter baengnokdamensis genome includes a region encoding these proteins:
- the rbfA gene encoding 30S ribosome-binding factor RbfA produces the protein MESKRQQKMASLLQQELAQVLQRDLPHLFGGGLVPSISTVKVTPDLAVARVYLSLLIGNDAPERLEAIKEHTKEIRFALGKRIRSQVRVVPELTFFHDDSAAYAAHMDQVLSQLDIPPADPEQGESDEDTANERPRLFR, from the coding sequence ATGGAAAGCAAACGACAGCAAAAGATGGCCAGCCTGCTGCAGCAGGAGCTGGCCCAGGTACTTCAGCGCGACTTGCCGCATTTGTTTGGCGGGGGGCTCGTGCCCAGCATCAGCACGGTGAAGGTGACGCCCGACCTGGCCGTGGCCCGCGTGTACCTGAGCCTGCTTATCGGCAACGATGCCCCCGAGCGGCTCGAAGCCATCAAGGAGCATACCAAGGAAATCCGGTTTGCGCTGGGCAAGCGCATTCGCAGCCAGGTGCGCGTAGTGCCCGAACTGACGTTTTTCCACGACGACAGCGCCGCCTACGCCGCTCACATGGACCAGGTACTCAGCCAGCTGGATATTCCGCCCGCCGACCCCGAACAAGGTGAGAGCGACGAGGATACTGCCAACGAACGGCCGCGGTTATTCCGGTAA
- a CDS encoding class I SAM-dependent methyltransferase — translation MRRTPSMYYDPIKRSLGNVFNRSPWLRRLFYTLLDLLLLRTWHVHRELRQWARGRTRTPLDILDAGAGYGQYSYWLSGLSSLWRILAVDVKQEQVADSNNFFRAINRPQVQFAVQDLVLYQEHNSFDLALAVDVMEHILEDVEVFRNIHASLKDGGMLLISTPSDQGGSDVHADSETSFIEEHVRDGYNIHEIQQKLRTAGFERIEARYSYGEPGQISWRLSMKYPILMLGKSRWFFVLLPFYYAVVFPFCLLLNWFDARTLHDSGTGLIVKAWK, via the coding sequence GTGCGACGCACCCCTTCTATGTATTACGACCCGATTAAACGCAGCCTGGGCAATGTATTTAACCGTTCGCCGTGGCTGCGGCGCTTGTTTTATACGTTGCTCGACCTGCTACTGCTGCGCACCTGGCACGTGCACCGCGAGCTGCGCCAGTGGGCCAGGGGCCGCACCCGCACGCCGCTCGACATACTGGATGCCGGCGCTGGCTACGGCCAGTACAGCTACTGGCTCAGCGGGCTCAGCAGCCTGTGGCGCATTCTGGCCGTAGATGTAAAGCAGGAGCAGGTAGCCGACTCCAATAATTTCTTTCGGGCCATCAACCGGCCGCAGGTGCAGTTTGCCGTGCAGGACCTGGTACTCTACCAGGAACACAACTCGTTTGACCTGGCGCTGGCCGTGGATGTGATGGAGCACATTCTGGAAGATGTGGAAGTGTTTCGCAACATTCACGCCTCGCTCAAGGATGGCGGCATGCTGCTCATCTCCACGCCCAGCGACCAGGGCGGCTCCGATGTGCACGCCGACTCCGAAACCAGCTTTATCGAGGAACACGTACGCGACGGCTACAACATTCACGAGATTCAGCAGAAGCTGCGTACGGCTGGCTTCGAGCGCATTGAGGCCCGCTACAGCTACGGCGAGCCCGGCCAGATTTCGTGGCGCTTAAGTATGAAATACCCTATATTGATGCTGGGTAAGTCGCGCTGGTTTTTTGTGCTGCTGCCCTTCTATTACGCGGTTGTTTTCCCGTTTTGCCTGCTGCTCAACTGGTTCGATGCCCGCACGCTGCACGACTCGGGCACCGGCCTCATCGTAAAAGCCTGGAAATAG
- a CDS encoding ABC transporter permease yields MNVPLLIARRYFLSKKKRNIITIISNISMVGVAVGTAALIIVLSVFNGLEELVRSLYGKSDPSLVIAARQGKSFPVDTLLLTRIQTTPGVALLTEVIEDNALLQYHDRQMVVKMRGLSENYFGQIPIDSNLIAGDHRLRRGEREYALIGEGVQHELGITLDNRLAPLRLLYPRQEPGRKTLNINPEKAFNEESILAGGIFQIEQHLDDSYLFVPLGFARRLLGYGARRTALYVRIGASFKADKVKQELRERLGQGFTVLDSDEQHVSLLKAIKIEKLFVFITFAFILLIASLNIFFSLSMLVIDKRKDIAVLQAIGATQQLIRRSFLLVGAIVALVGAVAGLVLGVTICWVQETFHVVSMGMATSVVDSYPVKMQAADIFFIALAIISITLAVSIRPALNAGRMEIRENL; encoded by the coding sequence GTGAACGTTCCCCTCCTCATTGCCCGTCGCTACTTCCTGTCCAAGAAAAAGCGCAACATTATTACCATTATCTCCAACATCTCGATGGTGGGGGTGGCCGTGGGCACGGCGGCGCTCATCATTGTGCTCTCGGTGTTTAACGGCCTCGAAGAGCTGGTACGCTCGCTCTACGGCAAATCAGACCCGAGTCTGGTCATTGCTGCCCGCCAGGGCAAGTCCTTTCCGGTTGATACCCTGCTACTTACCCGTATCCAAACTACGCCGGGCGTGGCGCTGCTTACCGAGGTAATCGAAGACAATGCCCTGCTGCAATACCACGACCGCCAGATGGTGGTGAAGATGCGCGGGCTGTCGGAGAATTACTTTGGCCAGATTCCTATTGATTCTAATCTGATTGCCGGCGACCACCGTTTGCGGCGCGGCGAGCGCGAGTATGCGCTCATCGGCGAAGGGGTGCAGCACGAGCTGGGCATTACGCTCGATAACCGCCTGGCGCCTTTGCGCCTGCTGTACCCACGCCAGGAGCCCGGCCGCAAAACGCTTAACATCAATCCTGAAAAAGCTTTTAATGAGGAGTCTATCCTGGCCGGGGGCATTTTTCAGATTGAGCAGCACCTTGACGACAGCTACCTGTTTGTGCCCCTGGGCTTTGCGCGGCGGCTGCTGGGTTACGGAGCCCGCCGCACCGCGCTCTACGTGCGCATAGGGGCCAGCTTTAAGGCCGATAAGGTGAAGCAGGAGCTACGCGAGCGCCTCGGCCAGGGTTTCACGGTGCTCGACTCCGACGAGCAGCATGTGAGCCTGCTCAAAGCCATCAAGATTGAGAAGCTGTTCGTGTTTATCACGTTTGCCTTTATCCTGCTGATTGCCTCGCTTAATATCTTCTTTTCGCTATCTATGCTGGTGATTGATAAGCGCAAGGATATTGCCGTGCTGCAAGCCATTGGGGCAACGCAGCAGCTCATTCGGCGCTCTTTTTTGCTGGTCGGCGCTATTGTGGCGCTGGTAGGCGCGGTGGCCGGGCTGGTGCTCGGCGTTACTATTTGCTGGGTGCAGGAAACCTTTCATGTGGTAAGCATGGGCATGGCGACGAGCGTGGTCGACTCGTACCCGGTAAAAATGCAGGCCGCCGACATTTTTTTTATTGCTCTGGCTATCATCTCGATAACCTTAGCAGTGTCTATTCGCCCCGCGCTGAATGCCGGACGCATGGAGATTCGCGAAAACCTGTAA
- a CDS encoding DEAD/DEAH box helicase: MNVSTAQPFQLVYSLFAHEYLGHLFTAHVVQLGPRGQLTLQHQTISVKNAPEFADGLERDDYELIALCDQLQQDAVIKEFWPRKITPAEFFLKIYNAEKGDKPMQEAIARYVQSRLGRLLAGLQGKQVFIMGRDGEPTWRELKLAPTPASVLFHFRRNEESTHYFPTIQYQNQKLDFQFKNAVLVCQQPAWLLVDDVLYCFRHDVDGRKLQPFLNKKFIMVPRAVEKSYFQKFVAPLMESFDVHARGFDIRTERYLARPQLTFSDVPAGPPAGAPVVPVRPPGPPRRGRVPLPKPVVVPGLGTDEAPLFFTLTFRYGAYDLPLTPPRPMSVQLEEDADSYIFRRLLRSAKEENERADVLRQRGLPLDADGHAALPKAEAFRWLHDNAPALSELGYQVQGAASASQDYFIGPVRVDVGIEERGDWFDVRGTVWFGEFAVPFIRLRPYILQRRREYRLPNGQVAFIPDEWFTDYLELFAFAEESEGQPLALRRHHLSLITDLEQDNLATVTLTRRLEKLRDFAAVEDRPLPTGFRGTLRPYQQAGYNWLRFVQDYHLGGCLADDMGLGKSVQALVMLMERKESGAANGAASLLVLPTSLVHNWINEARKFTPSLRLLAYTGTYRTKDVAQFADYDVVLTSYGIVRLDTELLASYQFDYVILDESQAIKNPSSTTAQAVRQLRARHRLILTGTPVENSTMDLWSQMSFINPGLLGTQAFFRKEFVKPIEKHQDESRTRKLHALIKPFVLRRHKAQVASELPAKTEHLSYCPLTDEQQQFYEETKSFYRNKILETLDGHAPTPVGGTQLMLLQGLTRLRQIANHPRLADEKYTGESGKMREILRMIRSVVAEGHKVLVFSQFVQHLSLVRAGLDERQLAYAYLDGHTRDRQGEVARFQEDPDLQIFLISLKAGGVGLNLTAADYVFILDPWWNPAVEAQAIDRAHRIGQQRPVFVYKFISQNTVEEKILALQKRKLKLVSDLITTDEAVIKSLTREDIEELLG; this comes from the coding sequence ATGAATGTTTCTACTGCGCAACCTTTTCAACTTGTTTACTCGCTGTTCGCGCACGAGTATCTGGGCCATTTATTTACGGCGCACGTGGTGCAGCTGGGCCCCCGCGGCCAGCTGACGCTGCAGCACCAAACGATTTCGGTTAAAAACGCGCCTGAGTTTGCGGATGGCCTGGAGCGCGACGACTACGAGCTGATTGCGCTCTGCGACCAGCTGCAGCAAGATGCGGTTATCAAGGAATTCTGGCCCCGTAAAATAACGCCGGCCGAGTTTTTCCTGAAAATCTACAATGCGGAGAAAGGCGACAAGCCCATGCAGGAAGCCATTGCGCGCTACGTGCAGTCGCGCCTGGGCCGGCTGCTGGCGGGGTTGCAGGGCAAGCAGGTTTTCATTATGGGACGCGATGGCGAGCCCACCTGGCGCGAGCTGAAGCTGGCGCCTACACCAGCCTCGGTGCTGTTTCACTTTCGGCGCAATGAGGAAAGCACGCACTACTTTCCTACTATTCAATACCAGAATCAAAAGCTGGACTTTCAGTTTAAGAACGCCGTGCTGGTGTGCCAGCAGCCGGCCTGGCTACTCGTCGATGACGTGCTCTACTGCTTCCGGCACGATGTAGATGGGCGCAAGCTGCAACCCTTTCTGAATAAGAAGTTTATCATGGTGCCCCGCGCCGTGGAGAAGAGCTATTTCCAGAAATTCGTGGCCCCGCTCATGGAGTCGTTTGACGTGCACGCGCGCGGCTTCGACATTCGCACTGAGCGCTACCTGGCCCGGCCGCAGCTTACGTTTTCTGATGTGCCGGCGGGGCCGCCAGCCGGTGCCCCGGTAGTGCCCGTGCGCCCGCCTGGCCCGCCCCGGCGCGGGCGGGTGCCGCTGCCCAAGCCCGTAGTAGTGCCCGGCCTGGGCACCGACGAAGCCCCGCTCTTTTTCACGCTCACGTTTCGCTACGGCGCTTATGACTTACCGCTGACGCCGCCGCGCCCCATGAGCGTGCAGCTGGAAGAGGATGCGGATTCCTATATATTCCGCCGCCTACTCCGCTCGGCGAAGGAAGAAAACGAGCGGGCCGATGTGCTGCGCCAGCGCGGCCTGCCGCTCGATGCCGATGGCCACGCGGCCTTACCCAAAGCCGAAGCTTTCCGCTGGCTGCACGACAACGCGCCCGCGCTGTCGGAGCTGGGCTACCAGGTGCAGGGCGCGGCCTCGGCCAGCCAGGATTATTTCATTGGCCCGGTACGGGTTGATGTGGGTATTGAGGAGCGCGGCGATTGGTTTGATGTGCGCGGCACGGTGTGGTTTGGCGAGTTTGCGGTACCGTTTATTCGCCTGCGGCCCTATATTTTGCAGCGCCGCCGCGAGTACCGCCTTCCCAATGGCCAGGTGGCCTTCATTCCCGACGAGTGGTTTACCGACTACCTCGAGCTATTTGCTTTTGCCGAGGAAAGCGAGGGCCAGCCGCTGGCTCTGCGCCGCCATCACCTTTCGCTGATTACTGATTTAGAACAGGATAACCTGGCGACCGTGACGCTGACGCGCCGGCTCGAAAAGCTGCGCGACTTTGCTGCCGTGGAAGACCGGCCACTGCCGACAGGCTTTCGGGGCACTTTACGGCCTTATCAGCAGGCCGGCTACAACTGGCTGCGCTTTGTGCAAGACTACCACCTCGGCGGCTGCCTGGCCGACGATATGGGCCTGGGCAAGTCGGTGCAAGCCCTGGTGATGCTGATGGAGCGCAAGGAAAGCGGCGCGGCCAACGGCGCGGCTTCGCTACTGGTACTACCTACCTCATTGGTACACAACTGGATAAATGAAGCCCGCAAGTTTACGCCCAGCCTGCGGCTGCTGGCCTACACTGGTACGTATCGCACCAAAGACGTAGCTCAGTTTGCCGATTACGACGTGGTGCTGACCAGCTACGGCATTGTGCGCCTCGATACCGAGCTGCTAGCCTCGTACCAGTTCGACTACGTTATTCTGGACGAGTCGCAGGCCATTAAAAACCCCAGCTCGACCACGGCGCAGGCCGTGCGGCAGCTGCGGGCGCGGCATCGGCTTATTCTTACCGGCACGCCGGTTGAGAACAGCACCATGGACTTGTGGTCGCAGATGTCGTTTATCAACCCTGGCTTGCTGGGCACCCAGGCATTTTTCCGCAAGGAATTTGTGAAGCCCATTGAAAAGCATCAGGACGAGAGCCGCACCCGCAAGCTGCACGCGCTCATCAAGCCCTTCGTATTGCGCCGGCACAAAGCGCAGGTAGCCAGCGAGCTGCCTGCCAAAACCGAACACCTCAGCTATTGCCCGCTCACCGACGAGCAGCAGCAGTTTTACGAAGAAACCAAGAGCTTTTACCGCAATAAAATTCTGGAAACGCTCGATGGCCACGCCCCAACCCCGGTCGGCGGTACCCAGCTGATGCTTTTGCAGGGCCTCACGCGCCTGCGCCAGATTGCCAACCACCCGCGCCTGGCCGATGAGAAGTACACCGGCGAGTCGGGCAAGATGCGGGAGATTCTGCGCATGATTCGCAGCGTGGTAGCCGAAGGACACAAAGTATTAGTATTCAGCCAGTTTGTGCAACACCTGAGTTTGGTGCGCGCCGGCCTCGACGAGCGGCAGCTGGCCTACGCCTACCTCGACGGCCACACCCGCGACCGCCAGGGTGAAGTAGCGCGCTTTCAGGAAGACCCCGACCTGCAAATCTTCCTTATCAGCCTCAAAGCCGGTGGCGTGGGCCTCAACCTCACGGCGGCCGACTACGTCTTCATCCTCGACCCGTGGTGGAACCCAGCCGTAGAGGCCCAGGCCATCGACCGCGCCCACCGCATTGGCCAGCAACGGCCGGTATTCGTGTACAAATTCATCAGCCAGAACACGGTAGAGGAGAAAATATTGGCTCTACAGAAGCGCAAGCTCAAGCTGGTCAGCGACTTGATAACGACCGACGAAGCCGTGATAAAGTCGCTGACGCGGGAGGATATTGAGGAGCTGCTGGGGTAA